In Carassius auratus strain Wakin chromosome 46, ASM336829v1, whole genome shotgun sequence, the following proteins share a genomic window:
- the LOC113064422 gene encoding protein Shroom3-like isoform X2 — translation MDTSFPGSNSAVIQKGKFVFVEAQLQGGAPWGFTLKGGLEHDEPLIISKVEEGGKASLLQHPLQAGDEVVIINELELSGWRQEAISLVKGSYKTLRLTVRRECCPGPLSPSRDSRCSGGVKLRIRNRRSEPGSRPHSWHSTKLGDVPQDSESMMQVTQGGVGAPWHQSYHSSASSTDLSGFESGFLRKSPDQYSSRGSMESLDHTHPAYSSCYQLSSSKSSSSIDHLHSKRDSAYSSFSTSSSIPEYLAAAPSFNKERSYSMENVPQREGMQQADIRYIRTVYDPQQGVSEEQEISSAGIMRSGDSRAQSRSGNVSGQICHRGSSSSGSNGSSGSTSSSQRHSVGPVWDPVHNRHSYENLKGAPAPPLRSDSYAAFRNHERPNSWSSLEHARSQRALHKGSWHHSSGSVATGKPSFGAEGQLHTVIEKSPESSPTTKPKQGFPQAAQPGRLMLPTGIYPVPPPEPHFAQIPTSNPSSGSVYPALAKESKHNHHCDRLVGPVKEDRVIIENGYQSNAPSSNLVQTNVSAQPKLSDRVQDGTQVKPVFYRPHLQPQMQKSQTPFVPQERRDPYTPVQPRGERPSFSLGMEDYDNYKPPQDEELNKCNEQSIHPDPGHTGKISQGHVAQTYRGNFTQTQGSDQIVKPSRCYSESSALQQKAQDLDHPLTRLENALAEVQRCASPESTTSQSSFQSERSMSVLEKVSHFERQQVKPRSHSSLSHNGSMARPSQTVRPLSAKSSFSGLGDVRNMLESSNSSVPHGRTQSTSCMASYDGHMDVHQDSLTRRGSSDHVQHRQQQEPFVTHKTCLQRSKSTFQLGEGNGKDINRKGDIHDILGTIQDTSLNRAYRDSVKDAQSKVLRSTSFRRRDLNVNPPPVPAKHMSLERKGPSTNPKPATTSPHTPKERHVVPVEAPNRPTPPDLPSVPAVGPPVMRICGRKRFTMEQKKRSYSEPENMHEVGVVTPEPNQADRKVQQQFLASETSVADRRRMFEQVANRNTDPRFFSSKPDLKQMQQDALVEYIERKTGRRVDGHSNRPHSAYLQSASSSSADLRSLISTPSMCSLREPAYDGPTGGIRKASTLPAGMQSPFYPPNPTQPEVFGQQSQGTNPESHKSGPALTRHNLPQHLKAAFERATSARSSGRSASAEDLLDHSEERPVPQHFRSKSSPVENYSQDFLTGDLQMLRVSSKESSENRVLANTEQIQPSYSARTERSFQLNLGPVQENAPVLRRERQRHSDRPRVQSASGLAASVGLPCPFTSPGTAASLDWHNGDRLCQPNLDSIAFPETGPQGLSGAPGMLRQNSSDTSTSEDTLKDFPCPPPHPEVTGSQLDSRLQTLPESPVSPAKPLLSLRISESNLQDVQSIAVSQDDDEVFLVPPPPSPPPPLLFRETEIMEELPPPPPLTPPVQKSLQHPGPLRPSSYENLTEATSHPEPERPSNDCTTPAVNPDITSAPLEQDASEILGVDGHLLSRRERTQAELLVETLARELVSHDRSLASLLDTWAGRTTLDLLEDIFPSHRTSSGCSRLSDRAQDGPDTPSQAAPRKMETNLDNEEAYLNQKKVELLQALRVSMRSLQGERDGLSEQQKRFTALGGSMEALVQERCKPNEKEKYLMFVGDLEKIVNLLLSLSARLARVENALNGLSDDDTAEERESLQLKRKQLCSQQEDARELKENLDRRERVVLDILAGYLSGPQLHDYQRYIRIKPALLIRQRHLDELIRQGEEQVQRLEETLPPEARPKDTDSAHQTAHCVNSTHLPRPTTVTSL, via the exons TGCCTCAAGCACAGACTTATCAGGATTTGAGTCAGGATTCCTTAGGAAGAGCCCAGATCAGTACAGTTCCCGGGGCAGCATGGAGAGCCTAGATCACACTCACCCAGCCTACAGCTCCTGCTATCAACTATCATCATCAAAATCCTCCAGCAGCATTGATCACCTGCACAGCAAGCGGGATTCTGCATACAGTTCCTTTTCGACCAGCTCCAGTATCCCAGAGTATCTTGCGGCAGCTCCATCATTTAACAAAGAGAGGTCATATTCCATGGAGAACGTTCCACAGAGAGAAGGGATGCAGCAAGCTGACATTCGCTACATACGCACTGTGTACGACCCCCAACAGGGTGTGTCTGAAGAGCAAGAGATCAGCTCTGCAGGTATTATGAGATCCGGTGACAGCAGAGCACAGTCTAGAAGTGGGAATGTCTCAGGCCAGATCTGTCACCGTGGCAGCAGTAGTAGTGGAAGCAATGGGAGTAGTGGAAGCACCTCCAGCTCCCAACGCCACAGTGTTGGGCCAGTGTGGGATCCAGTGCACAACCGGCATTCCTATGAGAACCTTAAGGGGGCGCCAGCGCCTCCATTACGCAGTGACAGCTATGCAGCATTTCGCAATCATGAGCGTCCCAACTCTTGGTCGAGTCTTGAACATGCTCGGTCACAGCGGGCACTTCACAAGGGTTCCTGGCATCACTCAAGTGGTTCTGTGGCAACAGGAAAACCCTCGTTCGGTGCTGAAGGTCAGTTGCACACAGTCATAGAAAAGAGCCCCGAAAGTAGCCCTACTACCAAACCCAAACAGGGTTTTCCTCAGGCCGCACAACCCGGTCGCCTCATGTTACCCACTGGCATCTACCCTGTTCCACCTCCTGAGCCTCATTTTGCACAAATTCCAACCAGCAACCCTAGCTCTGGTAGTGTCTACCCAGCACTAGCCAAGGAGAGCAAGCACAACCATCACTGTGACCGCTTGGTTGGACCAGTGAAAGAGGACAGGGTCATCATTGAAAATGGATACCAAAGCAATGCTCCTAGCTCAAATCTGGTCCAAACAAATGTTTCGGCACAACCAAAGCTCTCTGATAGAGTGCAAGATGGCACTCAAGTCAAACCTGTTTTTTATCGGCCTCACTTGCAACCACAAATGCAGAAGTCACAAACACCATTTGTACCCCAGGAGAGGAGGGACCCTTACACCCCAGTGCAACCAAGAGGAGAGAGACCAAGTTTCTCACTTGGTATGGAGGATTACGACAATTACAAGCCACCTCAAGATGAAgaactaaataaatgcaatgagCAAAGCATTCATCCAGACCCAGGACACACTGGGAAAATTTCACAGGGACATGTTGCTCAAACATACAGAGGAAACTTCACTCAAACTCAAGGAAGTGACCAAATAGTTAAACCTTCAAGGTGCTACAGTGAGTCTAGTGCTCTCCAGCAGAAAGCGCAAGACCTGGATCATCCCCTGACAAGACTGGAGAATGCACTTGCTGAGGTTCAACGATGTGCCAGTCCTGAGAGTACAACTAGTCAATCCAGTTTCCAAAGTGAGCGTAGTATGTCCGTGCTGGAGAAAGTAAGTCATTTTGAGAGACAGCAAGTCAAGCCTCGCAGTCATAGCAGCCTCTCCCACAATGGTTCTATGGCTCGTCCGAGCCAAACGGTGCGACCTTTAAGTGCCAAGAGCTCTTTCTCTGGATTAGGGGATGTGCGCAACATGTTGGAGAGCAGCAACAGCTCGGTCCCTCATGGGAGAACTCAAAGTACTTCTTGCATGGCAAGTTATGATGGACACATGGATGTGCATCAGGATTCCCTAACAAGACGTGGAAGTAGTGATCATGTCCAACATCGCCAGCAGCAAGAACCTTTCGTTACCCACAAGACCTGTCTTCAAAGAAGTAAGAGCACCTTTCAGCTTGGTGAAGGGAATGGAAAAGACATCAATAGGAAAGGTGACATTCATGACATATTAGGCACCATCCAAGACACATCTTTAAACCGAGCATACAGAGACAGCGTTAAAGATGCCCAGTCTAAAGTTCTAAGGTCAACTTCCTTCAGAAGACGTGACCTTAATGTTAACCCTCCACCAGTGCCAGCTAAACACATGTCTCTAGAACGAAAAGGACCCAGTACAAATCCCAAACCAGCTACAACATCCCCACACACTCCAAAGGAACGCCATGTTGTTCCTGTTGAAGCACCAAACAGACCCACTCCTCCTGATCTCCCCAGTGTCCCAGCTGTTGGGCCCCCAGTTATGCGGATCTGTGGACGCAAGCGATTCACAATGGAGCAAAAGAAACGATCATATTCTGAGCCTGAAAACATGCATGAAGTTGGCGTGGTGACTCCGGAACCCAATCAGGCTGACAGGAAGGTTCAACAGCAGTTTCTGGCAAGTGAAACGAGTGTTGCGGACAGGCGTAGGATGTTCGAGCAAGTGGCGAATCGTAACACTGACCCCAGATTTTTCTCCTCCAAGCCTGATTTGAAACAAATGCAACAAGATGCACTTGTTGAGTATATTGAACGCAAAACAGGTAGAAGAGTAGATGGACATTCAAACCGCCCACATAGTGCTTATCTTCagtctgcttcttcttcttctgctgacTTGCGAAGCCTAATCTCCACCCCAAGTATGTGCTCTTTGCGAGAGCCAGCATACGATGGCCCCACTGGTGGTATACGTAAAGCCTCCACCCTTCCAGCAGGAATGCAAAGCCCCTTTTACCCCCCAAACCCCACACAGCCTGAGGTTTTTGGCCAGCAGTCACAAGGCACAAATCCTGAATCTCACAAATCAGGCCCAGCCCTGACCAGACATAACCTTCCACAGCACTTGAAAGCCGCTTTTGAGAGAGCCACCTCTGCCAGAAGCTCAGGGAGGTCAGCTTCAGCGGAGGATTTGCTGGACCATAGTGAAGAACGTCCCGTTCCTCAGCACTTCCGCTCCAAGTCATCTCCAGTTGAGAACTATAGTCAG GACTTCTTAACCGGAGACCTTCAGATGTTGAGAGTTTCCTCCAAGGAATCCTCTGAAAACAG GGTGTTGGCGAACACAGAACAGATACAGCCATCATATTCAGCACGTACTGAGAGGAGTTTCCAGCTAAACCTGGGTCCTGTCCAGGAAAACGCACCTGTGTTGAGGCGCGAGCGTCAGAGACATTCAGACCGGCCTAGAGTGCAGAGTGCTTCTGGTCTGGCTGCGTCTGTGGGACTCCCGTGCCCTTTCACCTCTCCAGGCACTGCCGCCAGCCTCGACTGGCATAACGGAGACAGACTGTGTCAGCCCAACCTGGATTCGATTGCATTTCCCGAAACTGGCCCACAAGGTCTATCCGGAGCACCGGGAATGCTGCGGCAAAACTCCAGCGACACCAGCACTTCTGAAGACACTCTGAAGGACTTCCCATGTCCACCTCCACACCCAGAGGTCACGGGGTCACAACTTGATTCAAGGCTCCAGACCCTTCCCGAGAGCCCGGTTTCCCCGGCAAAGCCTCTTCTCTCTCTTCGGATCTCAGAATCGAACCTTCAAGATGTTCAGAGTATAGCTGTGTCGCAAGATGATGATGAAGTGTTTTTAGTGCCTCCGCCACCATCTCCTCCTCCACCACTGCTCTTCAGAGAGACGGAGATTATGGAGGAGCTCCCGCCTCCTCCGCCTCTCACACCCCCAGTCCAGAAGTCTTTACAGCATCCAGGACCATTACGGCCCAGCAG TTATGAGAATCTGACGGAGGCTACATCTCATCCAGAGCCTGAGCGACCATCAAACGACTGCACGACTCCAGCGGTGAACCCTGACATCACCAGCGCTCCTCTAGAGCAGGACGCCTCTGAGATCCTGGGAGTCGACGGGCATCTTCTGTCCAGACGAGAGCGGACACAAGCCGAGCTGCTCGTGGAGACGTTAGCCCGAGAGCTGGTGAGCCACGACAGATCACTCGCCTCGCTCCTGGACACCTGGGCAGGAAGAACCACCCTGGATCTGCTGGAGGACATCTTCCCCTCACACAGGACGAGCAGTGGCTGCAGCCGTTTGAGTGACAG AGCTCAAGATGGTCCAGATACTCCCTCTCAGGCTGCTCCAAGAAAAATGGAAACCAACTTGGACAACGAAGAAGCTTACTTGAATCAGAAGAAG GTGGAGCTGTTGCAGGCGCTGCGGGTGAGCATGCGCTCGCTGCAGGGGGAGAGAGACGGGCTCTCGGAGCAGCAGAAGCGCTTCACGGCTCTGGGCGGCAGCATGGAGGCTTTAGTTCAGGAGCGCTGCAAACCCAACGAGAAAGAGAAGTACCTGATGTTCGTGGGAGACCTGGAGAAGATCGTCAACCTGCTGCTGTCTCTGAGCGCTCGACTCGCACGTGTGGAGAACGCTCTCAACGGCCTGAGTGATGACGACACTGCAGAGGAGAGG GAATCGCTGCAGCTGAAGAGGAAGCAGTTGTGCAGTCAACAGGAAGACGCTCGAGAGCTGAAGGAAAACCTGGACCGGCGCGAGCGAGTGGTTCTGGACATTCTGGCAGGTTACCTGAGCGGCCCGCAGCTGCACGACTACCAGCGTTACATCCGCATCAAACCTGCTCTTCTGATTCGCCAGCGCCACCTGGACGAGCTCATACGGCAGGGGGAGGAGCAAGTGCAGAGGCTGGAGGAGACCCTCCCCCCTGAGGCCCGCCCAAAGGACACTGACTCCGCCCACCAAACGGCTCATTGTGTTAACTCCACCCACTTGCCACGTCCCACCACGGTGACCTCACTCTGA